TCAGCCTGCCCAAAAATGCTGATGCGCAGGCCTTCACACTCGAAGAGGCTGTCGAACTCATCAAACAAAAAACCAAATAACGCCCTTTATTAAGGTAACGAGTCCTGTTTTATGTCGGCAGTCGCTCAGGCATATTTTGAATACCCGCCCAACATTCAGGTGCTGGATTTGGCTACGCTTGTTTCAACCTACAGGCAACGGGGGGAAGCATTCAGTGTTCCGCCTGCAGAAATCGTCAGTTGTGCGGTAACGCGGCGTATCTTAAAACGCTCAAAGCGCTGGTTCGGGCTTCATTATTCCCAAAAAGCCTGGGACGCTCTTCTGACTACCGGCTCCGAGGGCTATCCCCTTACACCTGCGGAGTTTAATATACTCGGTCTTGCGGCGGCTCCGCCTGAAGACGCCGAAGCGCTTGCCCGGGATTTCGCCCAAAAAAATTGCGGCACGACCGCAGAGCTGGGGTATCTCATCATCAACGACCTGATTCAGTTTGGTTTCTTAAGCTCCCCTAATGATTATGAGCTGTATCTCACTGCGCGGGGTGAAATTGCCCTTGATGGTCTGTCGAGAAGGTTGTACGGGACGGCATTTGACGCGGAGCTTCTCTGGTATCAGCAAAGTTAAGCCGGGTAACTTGTTTCAGGTAAGTACGCACCCAACAGGCTTGAGGACGGCTATGAATGATTCGCCGGAATAAAGAAATGCCGCTTTTGTGGACGGCGGCATTTGTGAAGCCTGAAATACCGCGATTTGAAAGCCGTTATCCGTGATCGTTTTTTTTGATACAGCCCCATAAAAAAGCGGTTAAGCTTTCAGCCGGAAGGGCAGAAACTTAACCGTTTCATACAGGCCGGGTGACTTATGTCCGGGTGATTCCGCGGGATTATTTTCTAATGTAGATCATCTTTTGATGAGGCAGGCCTGCGTCATCATAAACACGCCCAACCGTGTTAAATCCGTATTTCTGATAAAACGGGATGGCGTGTGTCTGTGCACTCAGCTCTATAATGCGGCGTCCATCGGAAAAGGCTTTGTTCATCAGGTGAATCATTATCAGATGGCCGAGATATTTGCCGCGATAAGATTTTAGTACGCACATGCGTCCGAGTTTTCCATCCGGGGTAAGCCTGCCTGTTGCAACAGGCTTACCGGCATTGTTATACACCACGACATGATGTGAAACCGGATCATAGCCATCGACTTCTAATTCGATGGGTACTTTTTGCTCATGCACGAAAACACTGAATCTGACCTTAAGGAGGTCGTGCGAATGCTTGTGCCATGAAGCTGTTTTAACAGTGAAGTTCTTGAAGCGACCTGATCTGAGAAGCGATCCTTTTTTTCTTTGCGTTTTTGAATTTGCAGTCAACATAACAATCGATCTCCTTTAAGTTTATCATCAATTAGGCAATTTTCAGGGTATCGTACAAATAACTGCAGTTACAGACCTTTGTATATTTGTAATCAAGTAAGAAACCTGTCCCGTAGTTTCTCAGTGTAACTTGTTACAAACGTAGCTTATTACAGTATTGCTGACAAATATATTGCTTAGACAAGCATATATTGCCTGAGTTTTTTGGTGTTGAGTCCTTGAGGCTTGCAGATATAGGTATAACCCTTTGATTATAATAACTAAAAAAAGACCGGTTTATCTCAGAGATTTAGCCTTTTATTTGTAAAAATAATTTTTCTGCGTGTCTGCAGAAAGAATGAAGTGGCACTGAAAGAAATAAATATTTGATTTTTAGCGGTATAGGCTATCACTTGCTGTCGAAGTAAGCCTTTGAAATGGCCGCGAACTGTTGCGGCTGATCCAAAAATGCATAATGACCAGCTGATTTAATTTTGATCAGCACGCCATTTTTTAACCCCGCTTCCATGCGTTCAGCCTGATACAGCGGGGTTGCGTCATCGTTTTCTCCCCAAACAAGCAATACTTCGTGCCCGATAAGCGGTAAACACGGCTCCAGGTATTCCCTAACGGTTTTTACGAAAACTTCACGCATCACACCGTTCAGCTGACTGTAATCGGCGGAGCCCAGGGACTTCCACGCCGCTGTTTGCCGCATTCGTGCAAGTCCTTTTTCTCTCATACCCGGTGGCAGGAGCATAAACGGGGCTTTAAGCATTTTTGCGAGTGCCGTCCGGTAGTAGTAGCGCCAGCTGCGGCGCGGTTTCATGCCTGCGCCGCCCGTAATCAGGACTTTATTGAAATGGCTTGCGTATTGCGGGTCAGACAGGAGTTTCAGCATTACCCTTGCGCCAAAAGAGTGCGCAATCACCCCAACCGGCCGATCCCCAAAAAGCTCCTTTTTCAGGGCAAAGGTGAAGCGGGCATAGGCGGTGACATCCCAGGCTTCATCAGGTGCAGCCGTTTTTCCAAAGCCCGGGAAGTCTGGCAACACACAGCGAAAGTTGTTTCCCAGTGCAGCCGCAAGGCCCGCCATAGTATCAGCGCTGCATCCCCATCCATGCAGAAAAAGAATAACATCCCCATTTGCAGAACCATATTCTTTGAGGCGCACTTTCAGCCTGCCAACTTCGGCAAACTTCTCAGCCGGAACACCTTCACTCAGTATTGCCATAAATGCTGTCGGGTGGTTTTTATTTAATTTGTTTTAATTTCACGGGCACACCTTACCAGGAATTCTCCCATTGCACGGCCACAGGATACAGCTCCAAAAATAATGTGCATTTTAGCCCAAATTTAATTAAATAGCGGCTATTAAATTCAGCTTAATACCATGAATTCCAAAGTGTTCTTTTTCTACATCACAACTAACTAAAGACTTTATCTGCCATGAAAAGATTTCTTTACTTTCTCACGGACCGGCTACAGATAACGTATTATGAGCGAATCAGTGTACTCACCCTTGGAGGGCTTTTCATTCTTCTGTTAACTATCAATCAATTATACAAACCGGCGGTAGCTTTCTCTGAAGAAGACTACGCTGAAGTTATTGCTGACTTCCACGCGAGGCTTGAGCTGCGTGAAAGCGAGCGGCAGGAACTTTTAGCAAGATACTATCCGGAAGCAGAACCTTCAGCTGTTGCGGAAGCTGAGATTACATCCGTAGATAGTCCGGACTCAGGCCCGGCGCGGCTGCAAGGCGCAAGCCGATCGCCCGCGCAGGAACAGACTGTACAGCAAGCGTCTCCGGCAAGCACCCCGGCTGTTCTTTCAGCAGAAACAGCTTCTGAAAAAAACACGGCTGAATCCGACAATCTTGTTTCAGCTGACAATCTTACTGAAAGCGCGGCAGTTGTTACCCCGACATCGGTTGCATCAGATTCAAAGATAAACATCAATACCGCTGATACAGATGAGCTTGTTCAGCTGCCGGGTATAGGACCCGCTATTGCAGCCCGCATCATTGAATACAGAAATGAGTTTGGTCCTTTTGAAGAAATCAGCGAAATAAAAAATGTACGCGGGATTGGACAGGCCCGTTTCGACGCTATCAAAGACTACATCACGACCGGAAAAGACGACTAACCCGCATTATTCACCAAGAAATTTTCTTGCTGGCAAGGCGAAGATGAAAACTCAGCGGAAGGTTACCTAAGTACCCGGAGCATGAGTTTTAAGCTTCAACGCGGCCAGCGGGGAAATTTCGCAGCCATTGTAACGTAGCCAAATTTAAGTAACCGTAACTTTTCACTAAGCTAAATTTAAACTATCATTTAGGCAAGCAAACACTTTTCATTGTGAATAATGCGGGCTAATAAGCACGCTTCACATTTTAAACTATATCATCAATGAGTATTCGCATTTTATGGGCTGACGATGAAATCGATCGCCTGAAACCACACATTATGTTTCTGGAAAACAAGGGGTTTGAGATGATTCCCGTAACCAACGGGGAAGACGCCATCACCTTGGTTGAAAAAGAAGCCTTCGACCTTGTTTTTCTGGATGAGCAAATGCCCGGCATGGACGGGCTGACAACACTCGGCAAAATCAAAAAAATCAATCAGCAGATTCCTGTTGTGATGATTACCAAGAGTGAAGAAGAATTCATCATGGAAGACGCCATCGGGTTTAAAATAGCCGACTACCTGATCAAGCCGGTCAACCCGAACCAAATCTTACTCACCATCAAGCGCATTCTTGATCAGAAAAGGCTTACAAATGAAAAGTCAGCTCAAAATTACCTGCAGAGTTTTCAGAGTATCAGTGCGCAGATTCAGAGCCGGCCGGACTGGTCGGAGTGGATCTCCATTTACAGCGCCCTGACCAACTGGGAGCTTGAGCTCGAAAAAGGCGATGAAGGGCTGTTGCAGGTTCTGTACGATCAGATTCAGCAGGCTAACACGGAGTTCGGCAAGTTCATCGACAGCGAGTATCAGTACTGGCTCACCAAGGAAGCCGATGAGCGTCCGCTACTCTCGGTTGATATCGTTAAGGAATACATTCATCCGCACATTGGCGGGGACTATGACAGCAATTTCCTGTTTTTAATCGACTGCATGCGCTATGATCAGTGGCTCGTTTTTGAACGGTTGCTCCGGGAGTTCTATCATATCGATACCGACTTTTACTACTCCATCCTGCCCACCGCTACGCCTTATTCCCGCAATGCCATCTTTGCCGGTCTGTATCCCGCAGATATCGAAAAGCATTATCCGCAATTCTGGAAAAATGCTGAAGGAGATGAGTCATCCCTGAATCAGGACGAGCCCGACCTTCTGCGCGAACAGCTGCGGCGCCTGGGGCACGGTTTT
This genomic stretch from Cyclonatronum proteinivorum harbors:
- a CDS encoding GNAT family N-acetyltransferase, which encodes MLTANSKTQRKKGSLLRSGRFKNFTVKTASWHKHSHDLLKVRFSVFVHEQKVPIELEVDGYDPVSHHVVVYNNAGKPVATGRLTPDGKLGRMCVLKSYRGKYLGHLIMIHLMNKAFSDGRRIIELSAQTHAIPFYQKYGFNTVGRVYDDAGLPHQKMIYIRK
- a CDS encoding alpha/beta fold hydrolase yields the protein MAILSEGVPAEKFAEVGRLKVRLKEYGSANGDVILFLHGWGCSADTMAGLAAALGNNFRCVLPDFPGFGKTAAPDEAWDVTAYARFTFALKKELFGDRPVGVIAHSFGARVMLKLLSDPQYASHFNKVLITGGAGMKPRRSWRYYYRTALAKMLKAPFMLLPPGMREKGLARMRQTAAWKSLGSADYSQLNGVMREVFVKTVREYLEPCLPLIGHEVLLVWGENDDATPLYQAERMEAGLKNGVLIKIKSAGHYAFLDQPQQFAAISKAYFDSK
- a CDS encoding ComEA family DNA-binding protein; this encodes MKRFLYFLTDRLQITYYERISVLTLGGLFILLLTINQLYKPAVAFSEEDYAEVIADFHARLELRESERQELLARYYPEAEPSAVAEAEITSVDSPDSGPARLQGASRSPAQEQTVQQASPASTPAVLSAETASEKNTAESDNLVSADNLTESAAVVTPTSVASDSKININTADTDELVQLPGIGPAIAARIIEYRNEFGPFEEISEIKNVRGIGQARFDAIKDYITTGKDD
- the porX gene encoding T9SS response regulator signal transducer PorX, which gives rise to MSIRILWADDEIDRLKPHIMFLENKGFEMIPVTNGEDAITLVEKEAFDLVFLDEQMPGMDGLTTLGKIKKINQQIPVVMITKSEEEFIMEDAIGFKIADYLIKPVNPNQILLTIKRILDQKRLTNEKSAQNYLQSFQSISAQIQSRPDWSEWISIYSALTNWELELEKGDEGLLQVLYDQIQQANTEFGKFIDSEYQYWLTKEADERPLLSVDIVKEYIHPHIGGDYDSNFLFLIDCMRYDQWLVFERLLREFYHIDTDFYYSILPTATPYSRNAIFAGLYPADIEKHYPQFWKNAEGDESSLNQDEPDLLREQLRRLGHGFEPRYEKVLHKEEGKKIADRIMNYVQNPVNAFVFNFVDTLVHYRSDSDVLKEIAPDVPAFRSLARTWFQHSNLLQILKDLSTKNVRIVITTDHGSVRSLRDTKVLGDRNTSTSLRYKFGRHLKADKNAAIIVDNPADYRLPRINSSTNYIIAKEDYYFVYPTNYHRFQNKYRDTFQHGGASMEEMILPVSVLTPK